From a region of the Coprococcus comes ATCC 27758 genome:
- a CDS encoding proline racemase family protein, producing the protein MEINPKLNLDAFEASFHAIDTHTVGEFTRIITSGFPKLEGDTMIERKNFLAKHYDKYRQALMFEPRGHHDMFGALLTDPIHPEADFGVIFMDTGEYLNMCGHGTIGSVTAIIETGLVPAVEPYTEVVLDAPAGIIRTKAEVKNGKVLNVTLTNVPAFLYKENLTTEVDGREVHYDISFGGSFFALVDIEQFGWHVDPQSIPQLTDFGMKLIEKVNAEVEIQHPELDITTVDLAELYCSTDTPGCDKRNVVIFGDHMADRSPCGTGTSAKLATLYKKGEIKVGQPFVYESFIGSQFKGVILDTTKVADYDAVIPQITGSAYLTGEATYVIDPDDPLKYGFKVGR; encoded by the coding sequence ATGGAAATCAATCCAAAACTGAATCTTGACGCATTTGAGGCATCTTTCCATGCGATCGACACACATACAGTTGGGGAATTTACAAGAATCATTACATCAGGTTTCCCGAAGCTTGAAGGGGATACAATGATCGAACGTAAGAACTTTCTTGCAAAACATTACGACAAATACCGTCAGGCTCTGATGTTTGAGCCACGTGGACATCATGATATGTTTGGTGCTCTTCTGACAGATCCAATCCACCCGGAAGCTGATTTTGGTGTGATCTTCATGGACACTGGAGAATATCTGAATATGTGCGGCCACGGAACAATCGGTTCGGTTACAGCAATCATCGAAACAGGACTTGTTCCTGCCGTAGAACCTTATACAGAAGTTGTTCTGGATGCTCCTGCAGGAATTATCCGTACCAAAGCAGAAGTCAAAAATGGAAAGGTACTTAATGTAACACTTACTAATGTACCGGCTTTCCTTTACAAAGAAAACCTCACCACAGAAGTTGATGGCAGAGAAGTTCACTATGATATTTCTTTCGGCGGAAGCTTCTTCGCACTTGTTGATATCGAACAGTTCGGATGGCACGTAGATCCACAGTCAATCCCACAGCTTACCGATTTCGGTATGAAGCTGATTGAAAAGGTCAATGCCGAAGTAGAGATCCAGCATCCGGAACTTGATATCACAACTGTCGACCTTGCAGAGCTTTATTGCTCTACCGATACTCCTGGATGTGACAAACGTAATGTCGTTATCTTCGGAGATCATATGGCTGACCGTTCTCCTTGCGGAACCGGAACCAGCGCAAAGCTCGCCACCCTTTACAAAAAAGGTGAAATCAAAGTCGGACAGCCTTTCGTATATGAAAGCTTTATCGGCTCTCAGTTCAAAGGCGTAATCTTAGATACTACAAAGGTTGCCGACTATGATGCCGTTATTCCGCAGATTACTGGAAGTGCTTATCTGACAGGGGAAGCTACTTATGTGATCGATCCAGATGATCCGCTAAAATATGGCTTCAAAGTAGGCCGTTAA
- the prdA gene encoding D-proline reductase (dithiol) proprotein PrdA codes for MSITAETAKEHAKDPAVLCCRAEGGITIQAANLEDPAIFDDLVDSGLLKLDGTLTIEQVLGAKLVKTCDSLTPLTADLVEGAKAPAAEEAPAEEAKEEVKEEAPAVTANPTASVQKVGGVLKIHIGEGKDIDIEMPMGFNNGVAVAEVPAEVELPAGVVSGATPTKELEPKVVRSVTRKHYKITEVKRGPETKIEGTTLYIREGIEEEAVASQELVHQLKIDIITPDQYHTYSNTIMDVQPIATKEGEDEIGTGTTRVLDGVIMMVTGTDDNGVQIGEFGSSEGYLDENIMWGRPGAPDKGEIFIKTEVIIKEGTNMERPGPLAAHSATDVITQEIREALKKVEDESLVVDTETFNQVRRPGKKKVVIVKEIMGQGAMHDNLILPMEPVGVLGARPNVDLGNVPIMASPLEVLDGCIHALTCIGPASKEMSRHYWREPLVLETLHDEEVDLCGVIFVGSPQINTEKFYVSKRVGMMVEALDVDGAFVTTEGFGNNHIDFASHIEQIGMRGIPVVGLSFCAVQGALVVGNKYMQYMVDNNKSESGIENEVLACNTLCQEEAIRALAMLKAGMAGEEVKKAERKWNPNVKANNIELISKTMDRTIELVKNEQSLPMSQKRKEKYD; via the coding sequence ATGTCAATTACAGCGGAAACCGCAAAAGAACATGCAAAAGATCCTGCAGTATTATGCTGTAGAGCAGAAGGCGGCATTACAATCCAGGCTGCAAACCTTGAAGATCCGGCTATCTTTGATGATCTGGTAGATTCAGGACTTCTGAAACTTGATGGAACACTTACAATCGAACAGGTACTTGGAGCAAAGCTTGTTAAGACCTGCGATTCTCTTACACCACTTACAGCTGATCTTGTTGAAGGCGCAAAAGCACCTGCAGCAGAGGAAGCACCGGCTGAAGAAGCAAAAGAAGAAGTGAAAGAAGAAGCACCAGCAGTTACTGCAAATCCTACAGCAAGTGTACAGAAAGTTGGCGGCGTGTTAAAAATCCACATTGGAGAAGGCAAAGATATCGATATCGAAATGCCGATGGGTTTTAATAACGGTGTTGCAGTAGCGGAAGTACCGGCAGAGGTAGAATTACCGGCAGGCGTGGTTTCAGGCGCAACACCGACAAAAGAGCTGGAACCGAAAGTCGTAAGAAGCGTTACCAGAAAGCATTATAAAATTACAGAAGTAAAGCGTGGACCGGAGACAAAGATCGAAGGAACAACTCTTTACATCCGAGAAGGAATTGAAGAAGAAGCAGTTGCTTCACAGGAACTGGTTCATCAGTTAAAGATTGATATCATTACACCGGATCAGTACCATACTTATTCTAATACAATCATGGACGTACAGCCGATCGCTACAAAAGAGGGCGAAGACGAAATCGGTACAGGTACAACAAGAGTACTTGATGGCGTTATCATGATGGTTACCGGAACAGACGACAATGGTGTTCAGATTGGCGAATTCGGTTCTTCCGAAGGATACCTGGATGAAAATATCATGTGGGGACGTCCGGGAGCTCCTGATAAAGGTGAAATCTTCATCAAGACAGAAGTTATTATCAAAGAAGGAACCAACATGGAAAGACCTGGCCCGCTTGCTGCACATTCTGCAACAGACGTGATCACACAGGAAATCCGTGAAGCTCTGAAGAAAGTAGAAGACGAAAGCCTTGTAGTAGATACAGAGACATTCAATCAGGTAAGAAGACCTGGTAAGAAGAAAGTCGTTATCGTAAAAGAAATCATGGGACAGGGTGCTATGCATGACAACCTGATTCTTCCTATGGAACCAGTCGGAGTACTTGGTGCAAGACCAAACGTTGACCTTGGAAACGTACCGATCATGGCATCTCCACTGGAAGTACTTGACGGATGTATCCATGCACTTACCTGTATCGGACCTGCATCAAAAGAAATGTCAAGACATTACTGGAGAGAACCACTGGTTCTTGAAACTCTCCATGATGAAGAAGTTGACCTTTGCGGTGTTATCTTTGTAGGTAGTCCACAGATCAATACAGAGAAATTCTATGTATCAAAACGTGTTGGTATGATGGTAGAAGCTCTTGATGTTGATGGTGCATTTGTTACAACAGAAGGATTTGGTAACAACCACATCGATTTCGCAAGCCATATCGAACAGATCGGTATGAGAGGAATTCCGGTTGTTGGACTTTCATTCTGCGCAGTACAGGGAGCACTTGTAGTTGGAAACAAATACATGCAGTACATGGTAGATAACAACAAATCTGAATCAGGAATCGAGAACGAAGTTCTTGCCTGCAACACGCTTTGCCAGGAAGAAGCAATCCGTGCACTTGCTATGTTGAAAGCTGGAATGGCTGGAGAAGAAGTGAAGAAGGCAGAAAGAAAATGGAATCCGAATGTAAAAGCAAATAACATCGAACTGATTTCAAAGACTATGGACAGAACAATTGAATTGGTTAAGAACGAGCAGTCACTGCCGATGAGCCAGAAGAGAAAAGAAAAATACGATTAA
- the prdD gene encoding proline reductase cluster protein PrdD translates to MEKEIDLRRLVIKAFHITEVEEGGENRVTASGKMTIEKKILDEILLKYPQLSKLDVQIIRPGEHDRYTNTMMDIIPISTKVLGKIGDGITHTLTGVYVILTGVDENGKQAHEFGSSEGNLKEKLYLNRAGTPGDDDYIVSFDVVLKPGMGQEREGVLAAHHACDEFIQIFREQMKKFRGDLCTERHEYHDVVRPGKKRVLIVKQVAGQGAMYDTSLFAKEPSGTENGRSIIDMGNMPVIVTPNEYRDGIIRSMQ, encoded by the coding sequence ATGGAGAAAGAAATAGATCTGCGCCGGCTTGTGATCAAAGCTTTCCATATTACTGAGGTGGAAGAAGGCGGAGAAAATAGAGTGACAGCATCTGGAAAGATGACGATCGAGAAGAAAATACTGGATGAAATTTTACTGAAATATCCACAACTTTCCAAATTAGATGTACAGATTATAAGACCGGGAGAACATGACCGCTATACCAATACGATGATGGATATCATTCCGATATCGACCAAAGTACTTGGAAAGATTGGGGACGGGATTACGCATACGCTCACCGGCGTTTATGTAATCCTTACCGGTGTAGATGAAAACGGAAAACAGGCACACGAATTTGGGTCCAGTGAAGGCAATCTGAAAGAGAAGCTGTATCTGAACCGTGCGGGTACTCCGGGGGATGATGATTATATTGTGTCATTTGATGTTGTTCTGAAACCTGGAATGGGACAGGAAAGAGAAGGTGTACTTGCAGCTCACCATGCCTGTGACGAGTTTATCCAGATTTTCCGGGAACAGATGAAGAAGTTCAGGGGCGATCTCTGCACAGAGAGACATGAGTACCATGATGTGGTTCGCCCAGGAAAAAAACGTGTTTTGATCGTAAAACAGGTTGCCGGACAGGGTGCGATGTACGATACTTCGTTATTTGCAAAAGAGCCTTCGGGAACTGAAAACGGTCGCTCGATCATTGATATGGGAAATATGCCGGTGATCGTTACACCAAACGAATATCGTGACGGAATTATCCGTTCTATGCAGTAG
- a CDS encoding CBO2463/CBO2479 domain-containing protein produces MKYGDKIIYMEGVIVEIHDGCVGIDLKGRLGYLKIPMRMLITDYPLVVGQEVGWNMSFVEQLGPDANEKYVSNLQTYQRRQEEMKSHKKNDEV; encoded by the coding sequence ATGAAATATGGCGATAAGATCATCTATATGGAAGGCGTAATCGTAGAGATCCATGATGGATGTGTTGGAATCGATTTGAAGGGACGATTAGGTTATCTGAAAATCCCGATGAGAATGCTGATTACGGATTATCCATTAGTGGTAGGACAGGAAGTTGGATGGAATATGAGTTTTGTCGAACAGCTTGGACCGGACGCCAATGAAAAATATGTTAGTAACCTGCAGACGTATCAGAGACGTCAGGAAGAAATGAAGTCTCATAAGAAGAATGATGAAGTGTAA
- the prdB gene encoding D-proline reductase (dithiol) protein PrdB, with the protein MSLTVVKGLQSEIFVPVTPPPVWAPVKKELKDMTIALATAAGVHHKDQKRFNLAGDFTWRKITDKMPSDELMVSHGGYDNSDVNKDINCMFPIDRIHELAKEGFIKACAPVHAGFMGGGGNQEKFKHETGPAIAKMFVEEGVDAVILTAGUGTCHRSAVLVQRAIEAAGIPTIIIAALPPVVRQTGTPRAVAPRVPMGANAGEPHNVEMQTGIVKATLEQLVKLDTPGKVVPLPFEYVAKV; encoded by the coding sequence ATGAGTTTGACCGTTGTTAAAGGACTTCAGTCAGAAATCTTTGTTCCGGTAACTCCGCCGCCAGTATGGGCTCCGGTGAAAAAAGAACTGAAGGATATGACAATTGCCCTCGCCACAGCAGCAGGTGTGCACCACAAGGATCAGAAGAGATTCAACCTTGCCGGTGACTTTACCTGGAGAAAAATAACAGATAAAATGCCGTCAGATGAATTAATGGTATCTCACGGTGGATATGACAACAGTGATGTAAACAAAGACATCAACTGTATGTTCCCGATTGACCGTATCCATGAGCTTGCTAAAGAAGGATTTATCAAAGCATGTGCACCGGTACATGCTGGATTCATGGGTGGTGGCGGAAACCAGGAAAAATTCAAACATGAAACTGGTCCTGCCATTGCAAAGATGTTTGTAGAGGAAGGCGTAGACGCAGTTATCCTCACCGCTGGTTGAGGTACCTGCCACCGCTCTGCAGTTCTGGTGCAGAGAGCGATTGAAGCCGCAGGAATTCCTACAATTATTATTGCTGCGCTTCCGCCGGTTGTTCGTCAGACCGGTACCCCACGTGCGGTTGCTCCGCGTGTTCCTATGGGAGCTAACGCTGGTGAACCACACAACGTTGAGATGCAGACAGGCATCGTAAAAGCAACTCTGGAACAGCTCGTGAAGCTGGATACTCCAGGAAAAGTTGTTCCGCTGCCGTTTGAATATGTAGCGAAAGTATAA
- the prdC gene encoding proline reductase-associated electron transfer protein PrdC, which produces MANLQILLRQHVGAPCAPVVKAGDRVEKGTLIATPTGLGANIFSSAYGVVEDVLEDRIIIKPDEEQKDEYVKIPEGSKLDMVKAAGVVGMGGAGFPTGVKLGTDLQGGYILVNAAECEPGLRHNIQQLEDDCAKVIRGVKHCMEISNASKAIFAIKKKNEKAVKALREALKDEEAITIHLLPDIYPMGEERAVVRECLGIELNTTQLPSAANAIVCNVETLARVAEAIEERKPCFSKNLTVIGKINGGNEPHVFMDVPVGTSVGEMIERAGGIDGVYGEIIMGGPFTGHATTEDAPITKTTGGIIVTIDFPDLHGASVGLLVCACGGSEERMRDICQKMNGVVKSVARCKQAIENKPGAPLKCERPGNCPGQAKNNIQFKKDGCEYIIIGNCSDCSNTVMGSAPKMGLKVFHQTDHVMRTIGHPLYRYLRVSKQVEQLPEGK; this is translated from the coding sequence ATGGCAAACTTACAGATTTTGCTGCGTCAGCATGTAGGAGCTCCTTGTGCACCGGTTGTAAAAGCCGGAGACAGAGTAGAAAAAGGGACTCTGATTGCAACACCGACAGGCCTTGGAGCTAATATTTTTTCAAGTGCATATGGTGTGGTAGAAGACGTACTGGAAGACCGTATCATCATCAAGCCGGATGAAGAACAGAAGGATGAATATGTAAAGATTCCGGAAGGCAGCAAGCTTGATATGGTAAAAGCGGCAGGTGTTGTCGGAATGGGTGGCGCCGGATTCCCGACAGGTGTAAAACTCGGAACAGATCTGCAGGGAGGATATATCCTTGTAAATGCAGCGGAGTGTGAGCCTGGACTTCGTCATAACATTCAGCAGCTGGAAGATGACTGTGCGAAAGTTATCCGCGGAGTAAAACACTGCATGGAGATTTCCAATGCATCAAAAGCTATTTTTGCAATTAAGAAGAAAAATGAAAAAGCAGTAAAGGCACTGCGCGAGGCATTAAAAGATGAAGAGGCGATTACGATCCACTTACTTCCGGATATTTATCCGATGGGAGAAGAACGTGCGGTTGTAAGAGAATGTCTTGGAATCGAACTGAATACAACACAGCTTCCGTCAGCAGCGAATGCAATTGTTTGTAATGTAGAAACTCTTGCAAGAGTTGCGGAAGCAATTGAAGAGAGAAAGCCATGCTTTTCTAAGAACCTTACTGTTATCGGTAAGATCAATGGCGGTAATGAGCCACATGTATTTATGGATGTACCGGTCGGCACAAGCGTTGGGGAAATGATTGAACGTGCCGGCGGTATTGATGGTGTATATGGGGAAATCATCATGGGTGGTCCATTTACCGGACATGCTACTACAGAGGATGCACCGATCACAAAGACAACTGGTGGAATCATTGTTACAATTGATTTCCCGGATCTTCATGGTGCAAGTGTAGGTCTTTTGGTATGTGCCTGCGGTGGTAGCGAAGAACGTATGAGAGATATTTGTCAGAAGATGAATGGTGTAGTGAAATCAGTAGCCAGATGTAAACAGGCAATTGAAAACAAACCGGGAGCTCCGCTTAAATGCGAAAGACCTGGAAACTGTCCTGGACAGGCTAAGAATAATATTCAGTTCAAGAAGGATGGATGCGAGTACATTATTATTGGTAACTGCTCAGACTGTTCAAATACAGTAATGGGATCAGCACCGAAAATGGGACTTAAGGTATTCCACCAGACAGACCATGTAATGCGTACAATCGGACATCCACTTTACAGATATCTGCGTGTTTCAAAACAGGTAGAACAGTTACCGGAAGGTAAATAG